The segment CGATCGACAACTGTAATATCGTGATAGGTAAGCGTTGTGATAAACTGGAGGCAGAGCATTCACCTTTTGCATGGATTTCTCACCTTTTTCGCAGAAAAAagctaaattttcatgaaattcctTCAAATTGAATTCTTTTAAGGCACTTGTTGcttcaagtttttgtttgcGAGTATCCTTCAAGGactttcactaaaaattgcaCCCGAAATgtgcaatttttctcttgttttttacGTTTTCCGTCAAGTGCTGCAACTCATTGTTGCAATTATCGcctaatttttgactaaattgcacgaaaaagctttaatttttgaaaaatctcggAAGACGACACGAAATCAcgattacaacaacaacattttattactcctcagcaaattttgtattaaaatttgagttgGTTGAGAGTGATACTGTTATATGAGGTAACAgggttcgaaatttttttcttaagtaaatatcgttttttaaaatgtttttctttttctttatgaaattgattaatttttactgaaaaaagatttaaaaattattttacttaaaagtttcttttataaatagcaaaaaaaaataaatatttagggtTTTCACATTatagtttaattttgaaagttgtggaaatttaatgaaaagtttgtatggaatttgaattcaataaatgtcaaaagtttcaaaagccaaatttatgttaaaacgattgaaactgaaaaatgaaaatagtgtaataaaaattatgatttctatagaatttttttaagggtgTTCCAAGaccgttttctgtttcgcgtttcCTCCCCCAtaacttttatcaaaaatcaccaTGAGGGAtatggaaattttatataaattttgaaatactttttcatactaaaTGACTTAAGAAATCAAGTTTTTCTAGCTTTGTTAACAATATTTTAGCAGTTTTTCAACAAGTTTGACATTTTGCACTATTTAAGAGGTTATTAATGAACATTTCGATTaagaaattaagaattaattttttacaaaaaataaagatcaaaaactgtgtcaaagccatttttgtcaaatcttgctccaaatgtataaaaatttgtcagagggctctaatttatcatttttaatcattttataactcaaaactgccaaaaaattgaaactgaaaaaaaattttttctttgacacagttttgatttgaaaactaaatcaagagcaaaactgtgtcaaaaactatgtcaaaaactgtgtcaaagcaatttttgtcaaatcttgctccaaatggataaaaatttgtcagagggcttatcatttttaatcattttataactcaaaactgcaaaaaaattgaaactgaaaaaaacttttttctttgacacagttttgatttgaaaactaaatcaagagcaaaactgtgtcaaaaactatgtcaaaaactgtgtcaaagcaatttttgtcaaatcttgctccaaatggataaaaatttgtcagagggctctaatttatcatttttaatcattttataactcaaaactgccaaaaaatttaaaactgaaaaaaaattttttctttgacacagttttgatttgaaaactaaatcaagagcaaaactgtgtcaaaaactatgtcaaaaactgtgtcaaagcaatttttgtcaaatcttgctccaaatggataaaaatttgtcagagggctctaatttatcatttttaatcattttataactcaaaactgccaaaaaatttaaaactgaaaaaaaattttttctttgacacagttttgatttgaaaactaaatcaagagcaaaactgtgtcaaaaactatgtcaaaaactgtgtcaaagcaatttttgtcaaatcttgctccaaatggataaaaatttgtcagagggctctaatttatcatttttaatcattttataactcaaaactgccaaaaaattgaaactgaaaaaatattttttctttgacacagttttgatttgaaaactaaatcaagagcaaaactgtgtcaaaaactatgtcaaaaactgtgtcaaagcaatttttgtcaaatcttgctccaaatggataaaaatttgtcagagggctctaatttatcatttttaatcattttataactcaaaactgccaaaaaatttaaaactgaaaaaaaattttttctttgacacagttttgatttgaaaactaaatcaagagcaaaactgtgtcaaaaactatgtcaaaaactgtgtcaaagcaatttttgtcaaatcttgctccaaatggataaaaatttgtcagaaggctctaatttatcatttttaatcattttataactcaaaactgccaaaaaatttaaaactgaaaaaaaaatttttctttgacatagttttgttttgaaaactaaatcaagaacaaaactaaatcaaaaactgtgtcaaagccattttgaaaactttttttttaggaacatttttcaaaatagtttttggaaaggaaaaataaagtcaaaacgctaattttataacaatatcatagaaaataactcaaaattgaacaatttcattatttttccatactaaatagtactaaaaacgaaaatctatataaaatttctatatcccccattgatttttttaaagcatgtaacgcgaaacagaaaacggttttggaacaccctaatgaataaaatatatgtcAATTGTTCACCAATTGTTAAAAaggaacttttttcatttctttaaaaaaattatcatagtTTTACGAGTTACTGTCAAAGCAAGCGAGTTGTTTTACAAAATTGGTCCAAGAGTTTAAATccattttagtaaatttactttcaaaagttttagttGAACTCTCATACGCGTTAtgcttaaataaatattatcgataaatattaaaattgattttataaatatatttctttttaaattttagcacccgaatatttaaaataaattctttctaaaacaaaaattttatagctaaagtttaacaaatttaaaaatcgttttttattttttttttaaagaaattacaaaatttattaaattttggctttaataggtatattttttttatcaaaaataatttatttctaaattcgcgagtaaaagtaaaagaaaaagtaatttaaaaccCTTGTATAAcagtatcaatttcattcgtctcacaaaattcaaatgagGCATACGAAAATgtgtattttgaaaaatgtgacATTTGCGCATCGGGTCACAATCCAATCACAACGAAGGAGAAAGAAATCCAGCTCCGTGATTGGTCCAAAatcgtttttattaatttttctgtttttccgCCAattaaaataccaaaaaacgtTCCAAATGTGAATCGGGTTCGACCAATAAGTACCACAACAAAGTCGCAAATTCGTCATTATCGTGTGCACCGTTCACAAAAAATGGTTAAATCACTGCTTCTTCtgagttttttgtgtttatcgAGCTTCCTCGGCACTGCGACATGTCTCCAAATGTCGAATGCATTGCCGAATGGCGCAACAGAACAAACTCGTTATCGTCGTAGTCCCGTAGAAAATTCCAGTCCGACACCAGATTCGTCACCACCAAGTGGTGCGAGTAACAGCGAAAAAACAAATGTCGTGCagaacgaacaaaaattgttgGGCGTCAATGGCACGGGACAGCGTAAAGATTACGGGATCTCGTCGACATCGTCGCCCGTTTTGGCAGCGACAATTTCAACCCCGCCCTTGAATTACAAAAATCCGTATATGGGGGACGATGGCGCCTTTACGCTCGACATTGACGAGCCCGAAGAAGCGATTGACGCGGACATCGCCAAACACAACCAAACCAAAAAGGAGGATTATCACGTTTATTACAACAGTTCCGTAACGAATGACAAGGAATTGATCAAAAAGCATCGCGCCGAACTGGGAAACATGACGATAAGTAACATGTTGTCGCATTCGTACCGGAGAGCGATGACGATCAAACTAAGCTTCGATTTTCCGTTTTACGGTCATAAAGTGCGAAATATCACTGTGGCGACGGGAGGTTTTCTGTATACCGGCGAACATGTACACTCATGGCTGGCTGCAACGCAGTACATTGCCCCGCTAATGGCAAATTTCGACACGTCTAAGTCGAATAACTCTTTTGTCAAGTACAGCGATAACGGTACCGCTTTCACGGTTCTGTGGGAAAACGTCAATTTGCAAGACACGGAGAAAAACGGCACTTTTACGTTCAGTGCGACACTGTACAAAAACGGCGACATCACTTTCGCTTATTATTCCGTGCCAGTGAGCGTCGAGGCAATTACGAGTGACAAGCATCCCGTAAAAGTGGGGCTTTCCGACGCCTACATCATCGATCGCACGATTTTCTTTGCGCGTCGCAAAACCATCTACGAGTACCATCGCATCAACTTCGAAGGCATGCACATCGAAAATGGCACGTTGATTTATTTGCAGGCGCTCGACACGTGTCTCAACTACACGGATTGCCAAACGTGCGTAAATGCCTTTCCCGACATGAATTGCATGTGGTGCCCCACGATGAACCGCTGTTCCACGGGCACCGATCGCCGACGACAAGAATGGTTGCATAAGGGCTGCGAAACAAGCAAAATTACGCAAGCTGGCACCTGTCCAAAGATCGGCGAGAAGGGTAACGACTACAAGAATCACGTGGAAGACGGAGATTTGACATCGCCAGTTGTCGTTGCGTCATCCACCGCCTCGAGTGTCGACAAAAAATCAGCTGTCACATCGTCGTCGGCATCGCGGATCAACAACAAAGCCCTCAATCTCGACGATCACGATCGGGATGCGCTGAAAAATAACGAACACGCCGAGAACGAGCATCACGAAGCACAcgcgaaaaatgtcaaagccACGCTGGGCTTCCTCATACCGCTTGGACTGATTCTCACGGCGGCTCTTTGGGCCTTTTACGCCTACCGGAATCCACACAGCAAAAGCGGgcaatttttgatacaataCCGACCTAGTCAGTGGGGATGGCGACGCGGCGAAGCACATTACACCGCAGCTGTTCAACAGTAAGCTCACCAATCGGGCCTtttatcacacacacacaaaaaaaaaaaacacaggcAGCTGAACTTGTAAATTACTAgaatagatgaaaaaaaattttagacataaaaataattcttcgcTCGAGCTACCTAAAAAAAGTGcacaattttatatataaatatttgttattttaaaatgtttcaatttaaaaaaaaattagaaaattttattttattgttactaCTACTCGTCTGATCGTCAATCATCACTCATATatgtaaagagaaaaaaaaacaatacttAACCTTTTATTTAACTCCAATCacccaaaattcaattaaaatttttattagtgtGGC is part of the Culicoides brevitarsis isolate CSIRO-B50_1 chromosome 3, AGI_CSIRO_Cbre_v1, whole genome shotgun sequence genome and harbors:
- the LOC134834672 gene encoding plexin domain-containing protein 2; translated protein: MVKSLLLLSFLCLSSFLGTATCLQMSNALPNGATEQTRYRRSPVENSSPTPDSSPPSGASNSEKTNVVQNEQKLLGVNGTGQRKDYGISSTSSPVLAATISTPPLNYKNPYMGDDGAFTLDIDEPEEAIDADIAKHNQTKKEDYHVYYNSSVTNDKELIKKHRAELGNMTISNMLSHSYRRAMTIKLSFDFPFYGHKVRNITVATGGFLYTGEHVHSWLAATQYIAPLMANFDTSKSNNSFVKYSDNGTAFTVLWENVNLQDTEKNGTFTFSATLYKNGDITFAYYSVPVSVEAITSDKHPVKVGLSDAYIIDRTIFFARRKTIYEYHRINFEGMHIENGTLIYLQALDTCLNYTDCQTCVNAFPDMNCMWCPTMNRCSTGTDRRRQEWLHKGCETSKITQAGTCPKIGEKGNDYKNHVEDGDLTSPVVVASSTASSVDKKSAVTSSSASRINNKALNLDDHDRDALKNNEHAENEHHEAHAKNVKATLGFLIPLGLILTAALWAFYAYRNPHSKSGQFLIQYRPSQWGWRRGEAHYTAAVQQ